One window from the genome of Pseudomonas fluorescens encodes:
- the fdhA gene encoding formaldehyde dehydrogenase, glutathione-independent: protein MSGNRGVVYLGNGKVEVQKIDYPKMQDPRGRKIEHGVILRVVSTNICGSDQHMVRGRTTAQTGLVLGHEITGEVIEKGSDVENLKIGDLVSVPFNVACGRCRSCKEQHTGVCLTVNPARAGGAYGYVDMGDWTGGQAEYVLVPYADFNLLKLPDRDKAMEKIRDLTCLSDILPTGYHGAVTAGVGPGSTVYIAGAGPVGLAAAASARLLGAAVVIIGDVNPVRLAHAKAQGFEIADLSTDTPLHEQIAALLGEPEVDCAVDAVGFEARGHGHDGVKHEAPATVLNSLMGVVRVAGKIGIPGLYVTEDPGAVDAAAKMGSLSIRFGLGWAKSHSFHTGQTPVMKYNRALMQAIMWDRINIAEIVGVQVISLDDAPKGYGEFDAGVPKKFVIDPHKLFSAA from the coding sequence ATGTCTGGTAATCGTGGTGTCGTGTATCTCGGCAACGGCAAGGTCGAAGTACAGAAAATCGACTATCCAAAAATGCAGGACCCGCGCGGCAGGAAGATTGAGCACGGTGTCATCCTGCGCGTGGTCTCCACCAACATCTGCGGCTCCGACCAACACATGGTCCGCGGTCGTACCACTGCCCAGACCGGCCTGGTCCTGGGTCACGAGATCACCGGTGAAGTGATCGAAAAGGGCAGCGACGTCGAGAACCTGAAAATCGGTGACCTGGTGTCGGTGCCGTTCAACGTGGCTTGCGGGCGCTGCCGTTCCTGCAAAGAGCAACACACGGGCGTCTGCCTGACCGTCAACCCGGCCCGTGCCGGCGGTGCCTACGGTTATGTGGACATGGGCGACTGGACCGGCGGCCAAGCCGAATACGTGCTGGTGCCGTACGCCGATTTCAACCTGCTGAAACTGCCGGACCGCGACAAGGCCATGGAGAAGATCCGTGACCTGACCTGCCTGTCCGACATTCTGCCGACCGGCTACCACGGCGCCGTCACTGCGGGTGTTGGCCCTGGCAGCACCGTCTACATCGCGGGTGCCGGCCCGGTTGGCCTGGCGGCTGCCGCTTCCGCTCGCCTGTTGGGCGCGGCGGTGGTGATCATTGGCGACGTCAACCCGGTCCGCCTGGCTCACGCCAAGGCCCAGGGTTTCGAAATTGCCGACCTGTCCACCGATACACCGTTGCACGAACAGATCGCTGCGCTGCTGGGCGAGCCTGAAGTCGACTGTGCTGTCGATGCGGTAGGCTTCGAAGCCCGCGGCCATGGCCATGACGGCGTCAAGCACGAAGCCCCGGCCACCGTGCTCAACTCGTTGATGGGTGTGGTCCGCGTCGCTGGCAAGATCGGTATTCCCGGTCTCTACGTTACCGAAGATCCGGGCGCAGTCGATGCGGCGGCAAAAATGGGCAGCCTGAGCATCCGCTTCGGCCTGGGCTGGGCGAAATCCCACAGCTTCCACACCGGCCAGACCCCGGTCATGAAGTACAACCGCGCGCTGATGCAAGCGATCATGTGGGACCGTATCAACATCGCCGAAATCGTGGGTGTGCAGGTCATCAGCCTGGATGATGCGCCGAAGGGTTATGGCGAGTTCGATGCGGGCGTGCCGAAGAAGTTTGTGATTGATCCGCACAAGTTGTTCAGTGCGGCGTAA
- a CDS encoding cold-shock protein, giving the protein MNDRIKGTVKWFNDAKGYGFITCGNGGEELFVHYSAIAGEGYKTLKQKQTVSFEIEKGTKGMQATRVTPE; this is encoded by the coding sequence ATGAACGACCGAATCAAAGGAACCGTTAAATGGTTTAACGATGCAAAAGGCTATGGCTTCATTACCTGCGGCAACGGCGGCGAGGAATTGTTCGTTCATTACTCGGCGATAGCCGGCGAGGGTTATAAAACGTTGAAACAGAAGCAGACCGTTTCATTTGAAATCGAGAAGGGAACTAAAGGCATGCAGGCCACAAGAGTGACGCCGGAATAA
- a CDS encoding DUF2780 domain-containing protein, whose translation MKVSRGFALSWLLTLAASPAFAQFSLSDAANVVSAMQGNSGEEEGVVAAAPKAAGLLNTLGSELKITPEQAIGGAGAMLGLAKNRLSEPQFSELSKSVPGLDQIAGNSAIGGLNGLGGLLGGGSDKNALLDGLLGNVKDTGDLNNAFSALGMDSGMIGQFAPIILQYLGQQGVAGSLLQNLGGIWGTGV comes from the coding sequence ATGAAGGTTTCACGAGGTTTTGCACTGTCCTGGCTGCTGACACTGGCCGCCAGCCCGGCCTTCGCGCAGTTCAGCCTCAGCGATGCGGCCAATGTGGTGTCGGCGATGCAGGGCAACTCAGGTGAGGAAGAGGGCGTCGTAGCCGCCGCGCCGAAAGCTGCCGGCCTGCTCAACACCCTGGGGTCGGAACTCAAGATCACGCCGGAACAGGCCATCGGCGGCGCCGGTGCGATGCTGGGGCTGGCGAAGAATCGGCTCAGCGAGCCGCAGTTCTCCGAGTTGAGCAAAAGTGTGCCGGGCCTGGATCAGATCGCCGGCAACAGCGCCATTGGGGGGCTCAATGGCTTGGGCGGTTTGCTCGGTGGCGGGTCGGACAAAAATGCCTTGCTCGACGGCCTGCTGGGTAACGTCAAGGACACCGGCGACCTGAACAATGCCTTCAGTGCGCTGGGCATGGACAGCGGCATGATCGGCCAGTTTGCCCCGATCATTCTGCAGTACCTCGGCCAGCAGGGTGTGGCCGGTTCGCTGCTGCAGAACCTGGGTGGTATTTGGGGCACAGGTGTCTGA
- a CDS encoding acyltransferase, with translation MRRLLTGCFVTLLLLLNTLVLFGPLMVFALLKLVLPGRFRDYASWAVMWIAETWAEIDKLIFALCIPTRWDIRGGADLRSDTSYLVISNHQSWVDIPALVQTLNRRTPFFKFFLKKELIWVPFLGLAWWALDYPFMKRYTKAFLAKNPELAGKDLEITKAACELFKRQPVTVVNYLEGTRFTTTKSQQQQSPFTHLLKPKAGGVAFVLAAMGEQLDAVLDVTVVYPQEKIPGFWDLISGAVPRVIIDIQTRELDPVLWQGDYENDPVFRQHVQDWVNQLWTEKDQRIAALRNKGG, from the coding sequence ATGCGCCGCCTGCTCACCGGCTGTTTCGTCACCCTGCTGCTGTTGCTCAACACCCTGGTGCTGTTCGGGCCGCTGATGGTGTTCGCACTGCTCAAACTGGTCCTGCCCGGGCGCTTTCGCGACTACGCCTCGTGGGCGGTGATGTGGATCGCCGAGACCTGGGCCGAGATCGACAAACTGATCTTTGCCCTGTGCATCCCTACCCGCTGGGACATTCGCGGCGGTGCGGACCTGCGCAGCGATACCTCTTACCTGGTGATCAGCAATCACCAGTCCTGGGTAGACATCCCCGCCCTCGTCCAGACCCTCAACCGGCGCACGCCGTTCTTCAAGTTCTTCCTCAAGAAGGAACTGATCTGGGTACCGTTCCTGGGCCTGGCCTGGTGGGCCTTGGACTACCCTTTCATGAAACGCTACACCAAGGCGTTCCTGGCGAAGAACCCGGAGCTGGCCGGCAAGGACCTGGAAATCACCAAGGCCGCCTGCGAGCTGTTCAAGCGGCAACCGGTCACCGTGGTCAACTACCTCGAAGGCACCCGCTTCACCACCACCAAAAGCCAACAACAGCAATCGCCCTTCACCCACCTGCTCAAGCCCAAGGCCGGTGGCGTGGCGTTCGTGCTGGCGGCCATGGGTGAACAACTGGATGCGGTACTGGACGTGACCGTGGTCTATCCGCAAGAGAAGATTCCCGGGTTCTGGGACTTGATCAGCGGCGCGGTGCCCAGGGTCATCATCGACATCCAGACCCGCGAACTGGACCCCGTCTTGTGGCAGGGCGACTACGAAAACGACCCGGTGTTTCGCCAGCATGTGCAGGATTGGGTCAACCAGCTCTGGACTGAAAAGGACCAACGTATTGCAGCTTTGCGCAACAAGGGTGGCTGA
- a CDS encoding ATP-dependent zinc protease → MKSLLALLSLVALPVLAAEPTLYGRYEYIALPEIGGEVLKAKMDTGALTASLSAKDIETFTRDGDDWVRFRLATKDASNKVYEHKIARISKIKTRSEEDEDDDEKIAPTKRPVVDLELCLGNVKRTVEVNLTDRSSFNYPLLIGAKALREFGAAVNPARRFTADKPDC, encoded by the coding sequence ATGAAATCCCTTCTCGCCCTGCTTTCCCTGGTGGCCCTTCCAGTGCTGGCCGCCGAGCCGACCCTGTACGGGCGCTACGAATACATCGCGCTGCCGGAAATCGGCGGTGAAGTGCTCAAGGCCAAGATGGACACCGGCGCCCTGACCGCCTCGCTGTCGGCCAAGGACATCGAGACCTTTACCCGTGACGGCGATGATTGGGTGCGGTTCCGCCTGGCGACCAAGGATGCGAGCAACAAGGTCTACGAACACAAGATCGCCCGCATCAGCAAGATCAAGACCCGTTCCGAAGAGGATGAGGACGACGACGAAAAGATCGCCCCCACCAAGCGCCCGGTGGTCGATCTGGAGTTGTGCCTGGGTAACGTCAAGCGCACGGTCGAGGTCAACCTGACTGACCGCAGCAGTTTCAATTACCCACTGTTGATTGGTGCCAAGGCGTTGCGTGAGTTCGGCGCGGCGGTGAACCCGGCGCGGCGGTTTACGGCGGATAAGCCGGACTGCTGA
- the creB gene encoding two-component system response regulator CreB: MPHILIVEDEAAIADTLVFALQGEGFDTTWLSLGAAALEYQKSTPADLIILDVGLPDISGFETCKNLRRFSDVPVIFLTARDGEIDRIVGLEIGADDYVVKPFSPREVAARVRAILKRVAPRPAVEPGMGLFQVDADRVQINYRGKPLNLTRHEFRLLNCLLEQPERVFSREQLLDALGVASDAGYERSIDSHIKSVRAKLRLVRAEAEPIQTHRGLGYSYSPGHS, translated from the coding sequence ATGCCTCATATCCTGATTGTCGAAGACGAAGCCGCCATCGCCGATACGCTGGTGTTTGCCCTGCAAGGGGAGGGGTTTGACACCACTTGGTTGAGTCTTGGCGCCGCCGCCCTCGAGTACCAGAAAAGCACCCCGGCGGACCTGATCATTCTCGATGTGGGCCTGCCGGATATCAGCGGATTCGAGACTTGTAAAAATCTCAGACGTTTCAGCGACGTTCCGGTCATCTTTCTGACAGCCCGGGATGGGGAGATCGACCGGATCGTAGGCTTGGAAATCGGTGCCGACGATTACGTGGTCAAACCCTTCAGCCCCCGCGAGGTGGCGGCCAGGGTCCGGGCGATCCTCAAGCGCGTGGCGCCGCGGCCAGCGGTAGAGCCGGGCATGGGATTGTTTCAGGTCGATGCCGACCGTGTGCAGATCAACTATCGCGGCAAACCGCTGAACCTCACCCGCCACGAATTTCGCCTGCTCAATTGTCTGCTGGAGCAACCCGAGCGGGTCTTCAGCCGCGAGCAATTGCTCGATGCCTTGGGGGTTGCCAGCGATGCCGGCTACGAGCGCAGCATCGACAGCCACATCAAGAGCGTGCGCGCCAAGTTGCGCCTGGTTCGGGCCGAGGCCGAACCGATCCAGACACATCGAGGCCTGGGCTACAGCTACAGCCCAGGGCACAGCTGA
- the creC gene encoding two-component system sensor histidine kinase CreC has product MSLGIRIFLVYVLFIALTGYFVLNTVMEEIRPGVRQSTEETLVDTANLMAEILRDDFKAGTLNQNRWPQLLKAYGERQPAATIWGLPKNQVSHRIYVTDANGIVVLDSSGVAVGQDYSRWNDVYLTLRGHYGARSSRSDPDDPASSVMHVGAAIRDNGRIIGVVTVAKPNSSLQPYVDRTERRLLAYGAGLVALGLLLGGLLSWWLSAALRRLTIYAQAVSQGRRVEVPHYRGGEFEQLAGAVEHMRTQLEGKAYVERYVHTLTHELKSPLAAIRGAAELLQSDMPAAQHQRFVSNIDNESARMQQLIERLLNLAQIEQRQGLEEEVSVPLAALMDELLEARGGWLESRQLTVEQHIAADLTLTGEPFLLRQALGNLLENALDFTPVNGLLRVSAERRGSRVEIRLFNQAAPIPDYALPRLSERFYSLPRPDSGRKSTGLGLNFVEEVVQLHGGQFSIGNVEGGVEVVLRLP; this is encoded by the coding sequence ATGTCGCTGGGGATCCGGATTTTCCTGGTGTATGTGCTGTTTATCGCCCTGACCGGCTATTTCGTGCTCAACACGGTCATGGAGGAAATTCGCCCCGGCGTGCGCCAGTCCACCGAAGAAACCCTGGTGGACACCGCCAACCTGATGGCCGAGATCCTGCGGGACGATTTCAAGGCCGGCACCCTCAACCAGAATCGCTGGCCGCAGTTGCTCAAGGCCTACGGCGAGCGCCAGCCGGCGGCGACGATCTGGGGCTTGCCGAAGAATCAGGTCAGCCATCGCATCTACGTCACGGATGCCAACGGCATCGTGGTGCTCGACTCCAGTGGCGTGGCGGTAGGGCAGGATTACTCGCGCTGGAACGACGTCTACCTGACCCTGCGCGGCCACTACGGCGCCCGCTCGAGCCGCAGCGATCCGGACGATCCGGCGTCTTCGGTGATGCACGTCGGCGCGGCGATCCGCGACAACGGCCGGATCATCGGCGTTGTCACCGTCGCCAAGCCCAACAGTTCCTTGCAGCCTTATGTCGACCGCACGGAGCGGCGCCTGTTGGCCTACGGCGCCGGCTTGGTCGCCCTGGGCTTGTTGCTGGGCGGCTTGCTGTCGTGGTGGCTCAGCGCGGCACTGCGGCGTTTGACGATCTACGCCCAAGCGGTCAGCCAGGGGCGTCGGGTGGAAGTGCCGCATTATCGTGGCGGCGAGTTCGAGCAATTGGCGGGTGCCGTGGAACACATGCGCACCCAACTCGAAGGCAAGGCGTACGTCGAGCGTTACGTGCACACACTTACCCACGAACTCAAGAGCCCGCTGGCGGCGATTCGCGGCGCCGCCGAGCTGCTGCAAAGCGACATGCCCGCCGCCCAGCACCAGCGCTTCGTCAGTAACATCGACAACGAAAGTGCGCGCATGCAGCAGTTGATCGAACGCTTGCTCAACCTGGCCCAGATCGAGCAGCGCCAGGGGCTGGAGGAAGAGGTCTCGGTGCCGCTGGCGGCGTTGATGGACGAGTTGCTGGAAGCGCGCGGCGGCTGGCTCGAAAGTCGCCAGTTGACGGTTGAACAGCACATCGCTGCCGACCTGACATTGACGGGAGAGCCGTTCCTGTTGCGCCAGGCCTTGGGCAATTTGCTGGAAAACGCCCTGGACTTCACCCCCGTCAACGGCCTGCTACGAGTCAGCGCCGAGCGCCGTGGGAGCCGCGTCGAGATCCGCCTGTTCAACCAGGCCGCGCCGATCCCCGACTACGCGCTGCCTCGCCTGAGCGAACGCTTCTACTCCCTGCCGCGCCCGGACAGTGGCCGCAAGAGCACCGGCCTGGGGCTCAACTTCGTGGAGGAGGTGGTGCAGTTGCATGGGGGGCAGTTCAGTATTGGCAATGTCGAGGGCGGGGTGGAGGTGGTTTTGCGGCTGCCCTGA
- the creD gene encoding cell envelope integrity protein CreD has protein sequence MNRSLAIKLGMIALLILLLMIPLLMINGLIDERQELRDGVLQDIARSSSYSQQLIGPMIVVPFRKSVKVWNTNEKTGVRFLETVERTGELYFLPEQFELDGQVRTETRARGIYEARMFHADNRIDGRFKVPERYGVAAKDFADYRFDEPYLSVGISDIRGIENALTLTLNQQTVDFLPGSRLGWLGPGVHVPLPMITAQGGPELTFGFDLRLQGTGEFQILPVGKSTKVHLSADWPHPSFIGNYLPSNREINEQGFSADWQTSFFSTNLLETLQACEPSDGCEAFRSRAFGVSFIDPVDQYLKSDRAIKYALLFIALTFAGFFLFEVLKSLAVHPVQYALVGVALAFFYLLLLSLSEHIGFTLAYLVSASACVVLIGFYVCHVLRSVSHGLGFSAGLAGLYGLLYGLLSAEDYALLMGSLLLFGLLGVFMVLTRKLDWYGVGAKPAAAMSFELGEVK, from the coding sequence ATGAACCGCAGCCTCGCCATAAAACTGGGCATGATTGCCCTCTTGATTCTCTTGCTGATGATTCCGCTGTTGATGATCAACGGCCTCATCGATGAGCGCCAGGAGTTGCGCGACGGTGTGCTGCAGGATATCGCCCGCAGCTCCAGCTACAGCCAGCAATTGATCGGGCCGATGATCGTGGTGCCGTTTCGCAAGAGCGTGAAGGTCTGGAACACCAATGAGAAGACCGGCGTGCGTTTCCTGGAAACCGTCGAGCGCACGGGCGAGTTGTATTTCTTGCCGGAGCAATTCGAGCTCGACGGCCAGGTCCGCACCGAGACCCGTGCCCGGGGCATCTACGAAGCGCGGATGTTCCACGCCGATAACCGGATCGATGGCCGCTTCAAGGTGCCAGAGCGCTACGGTGTCGCCGCCAAGGACTTTGCCGACTACCGCTTCGACGAACCGTATTTGAGCGTTGGCATCAGCGATATTCGTGGCATCGAGAACGCGCTGACCCTGACGCTGAACCAGCAGACCGTCGACTTCCTGCCCGGTTCGCGGCTTGGCTGGCTGGGGCCGGGTGTGCATGTGCCGCTGCCGATGATCACCGCCCAGGGCGGCCCCGAGCTGACCTTCGGTTTTGACCTGCGCCTGCAAGGCACTGGCGAGTTCCAGATTCTGCCGGTGGGCAAATCCACCAAAGTGCACTTGTCGGCGGACTGGCCGCACCCGAGCTTCATTGGCAACTATCTGCCCAGCAATCGCGAGATCAATGAGCAGGGTTTCAGTGCCGACTGGCAGACGTCGTTTTTCTCCACCAACCTGCTGGAAACATTGCAAGCCTGCGAGCCGAGCGATGGCTGTGAAGCGTTCCGCAGCCGGGCCTTCGGTGTGAGCTTCATCGACCCGGTGGACCAGTACCTCAAGAGCGACCGGGCGATCAAATATGCGCTGCTGTTCATTGCCCTGACGTTCGCCGGCTTCTTTCTCTTCGAAGTGCTCAAGAGCCTGGCCGTCCACCCGGTCCAGTACGCCTTGGTGGGCGTGGCGCTGGCGTTCTTCTACCTGCTGCTGTTGTCGCTGTCGGAGCACATCGGCTTCACCCTGGCGTACCTGGTGTCGGCCAGTGCCTGTGTCGTGCTGATCGGGTTTTATGTCTGCCACGTGTTGCGCAGCGTGAGCCACGGCCTGGGGTTTTCGGCAGGGCTGGCGGGTTTGTACGGTTTGCTCTACGGCCTGTTGAGCGCGGAGGACTATGCGTTGCTGATGGGGTCGCTGTTGCTGTTCGGCCTGCTGGGCGTGTTCATGGTGCTGACCCGCAAGCTGGATTGGTACGGGGTCGGGGCGAAACCGGCCGCGGCGATGAGTTTTGAGCTGGGAGAGGTGAAATGA
- a CDS encoding glutathione S-transferase → MSTPSMTLFHNPASPFVRKVLVLLHETGQQDRVALQLSQLTPVKPDRALIEDNPLSKIPALRLANGSVIHDSRVILDYLDHQHVGNPLIPRDGAARWRRLTLASLADGVMDAAVMIRYETALRPVEKHWDEWLDAQRDKIRRALGLLEAEAIAELASHFDVASISVACALGYLDLRHPDLEWRKANPQLAAWFAEVSLRPSMIETVPKI, encoded by the coding sequence ATGTCCACCCCCAGCATGACGCTGTTCCACAACCCCGCTTCGCCCTTCGTTCGCAAGGTCCTGGTGCTGCTGCACGAAACCGGTCAGCAGGACCGCGTGGCGTTGCAGCTCAGCCAGCTCACGCCGGTCAAGCCGGATCGGGCGCTGATCGAGGACAACCCGTTGAGCAAGATCCCGGCCCTGCGCCTGGCCAACGGGAGCGTGATTCATGACAGCCGGGTCATTCTCGACTACCTCGATCACCAGCATGTCGGCAACCCGCTGATCCCCCGGGACGGCGCGGCTCGCTGGCGGCGTTTGACCCTCGCCTCCCTGGCCGATGGAGTCATGGATGCGGCGGTGATGATCCGCTACGAAACCGCGCTACGTCCTGTGGAAAAACACTGGGACGAATGGCTCGATGCGCAACGGGACAAAATTCGCCGCGCCCTGGGCCTGCTCGAAGCCGAGGCGATCGCCGAACTGGCCAGCCATTTCGACGTGGCCTCCATCAGCGTGGCCTGCGCCCTGGGCTACCTGGACCTGCGCCATCCCGACCTGGAATGGCGCAAGGCCAACCCGCAATTGGCGGCGTGGTTTGCCGAGGTGAGCTTGCGGCCTTCAATGATTGAGACAGTGCCAAAAATCTAG
- a CDS encoding MFS transporter, whose product MKIKGIRWWMVGLVTAGLMVNYLARNTLSVAAPTLMSEMNISTEQYSHIVVAWQVCYALMQPVAGYIIDAIGTKMGFAIFAFAWSIACAAAAMASGWQGLAFFRGLLGLTEAAGLPAAVKTSTEWFPAKERSVAIGWFNIGSSIGAVLAPPLVVWAILNSGWELAFLIVGGLGVAWTFLWLIFYKHPRDQKLLGDTERDYILSGQEAHFQDPTPKKGSWKRIIASRNFYAIASARILSEPAWQTFNAWIPLYLMTERHMNIKEIAMFAWLPFLAADLGCVLGGYLSPFFHKYCKVSLFTSRKMVLLFGASCMIGPACIGLVASPYTAIALLCIGGFAHQTLSGALYAITSDSFGKNEVATATGMGGMFGYLGAAAFTLLFGVMVTQIGYSPLFVLLAIFDVIAAFIVWTVARELKQQPTTSTPEPQALQPAT is encoded by the coding sequence ATGAAAATCAAAGGCATCCGCTGGTGGATGGTCGGCCTGGTCACGGCCGGCCTGATGGTCAACTACCTGGCTCGCAATACCCTCTCGGTGGCCGCTCCCACCCTGATGAGCGAAATGAATATCTCCACCGAGCAGTATTCCCACATCGTCGTGGCCTGGCAGGTCTGCTACGCGTTGATGCAACCGGTGGCCGGCTACATCATCGATGCCATCGGCACCAAGATGGGCTTCGCCATTTTCGCCTTCGCCTGGTCCATCGCCTGTGCCGCGGCGGCCATGGCGTCGGGCTGGCAGGGCCTGGCGTTTTTCCGCGGTTTGCTTGGCCTGACGGAAGCCGCCGGGCTGCCGGCTGCGGTAAAGACCTCTACCGAATGGTTCCCGGCCAAGGAACGCTCGGTGGCCATCGGCTGGTTCAACATCGGTTCCTCGATCGGCGCCGTGCTGGCTCCGCCGCTAGTGGTCTGGGCGATCCTGAACAGTGGTTGGGAGCTGGCGTTCCTGATCGTTGGCGGCCTGGGCGTGGCCTGGACGTTCCTCTGGCTGATCTTTTACAAACATCCACGCGACCAGAAGCTCCTGGGCGACACCGAGCGCGATTACATCCTCAGCGGCCAGGAAGCTCACTTTCAAGACCCGACGCCGAAGAAAGGCAGCTGGAAACGCATCATCGCCAGCCGCAACTTCTACGCCATTGCCAGTGCCCGGATCCTCTCCGAGCCGGCCTGGCAGACGTTCAACGCCTGGATCCCGCTGTACCTGATGACCGAGCGGCACATGAACATCAAGGAGATCGCGATGTTCGCCTGGCTGCCGTTCCTGGCCGCCGACCTCGGTTGCGTGCTGGGCGGCTACCTGAGCCCGTTCTTCCATAAATACTGCAAGGTGTCGTTGTTCACTTCGCGCAAGATGGTCCTGCTGTTCGGCGCCTCCTGCATGATCGGCCCAGCCTGTATCGGCCTGGTCGCCAGTCCGTACACAGCGATCGCCCTGCTGTGCATCGGCGGCTTTGCCCACCAGACTCTGTCCGGCGCGCTGTACGCCATCACGTCCGATTCGTTCGGCAAGAATGAAGTCGCCACCGCCACCGGCATGGGCGGGATGTTCGGTTACCTGGGCGCCGCCGCCTTCACGCTGCTGTTCGGCGTCATGGTGACCCAGATCGGCTACAGCCCACTGTTTGTGCTGCTGGCCATTTTCGATGTCATCGCCGCGTTCATCGTCTGGACTGTCGCCCGGGAACTCAAGCAGCAACCGACGACGTCGACGCCAGAACCGCAGGCCCTTCAACCGGCCACCTGA
- a CDS encoding PepSY-associated TM helix domain-containing protein, whose amino-acid sequence MKSKTIRRWSFVHTWTSLICTVFLLMLAITGLPLIFHHEIEHLLGDAPEFREMPADTPHLDLQQLVEKAKAHRPGEVVQYFGWDEDEPNGIFTIMAPTPDTEPNSSHTFMLDARTGEALEMPSANGGFMMVMLRLHVDMFAGLPGKLLLAFMGLLFVIAIVSGVVLYLPFMRRLKFATVRQDKSTRLRWLDLHNLIGVVTLVWALTVGVTGVIAACADLIIAAWRNDSLSAMVEPYRNAPPLTQLAPATRLLDIAKEVAPGMEPSFIAFPGTLFSSQHHYGVFMKGSTHLTSHLLTPVLIDASTLAVTAVAERPWYMDVMSLSLPLHFGDYGGRPMQIFWATLDVLTIIVLGSGVYLWLVRRKAAKRATVGTEVAS is encoded by the coding sequence ATGAAAAGCAAAACCATCCGCCGCTGGTCCTTCGTCCACACCTGGACCAGCCTGATCTGCACGGTGTTCCTGCTGATGCTGGCGATCACCGGGCTGCCGTTGATCTTCCACCATGAAATCGAACACCTGCTGGGCGACGCTCCCGAGTTCCGGGAGATGCCTGCCGACACGCCACACCTGGACCTCCAGCAGTTAGTGGAGAAGGCCAAGGCCCATCGTCCGGGTGAAGTGGTCCAGTATTTTGGCTGGGACGAAGACGAGCCCAACGGCATCTTCACCATCATGGCGCCGACACCGGACACCGAGCCCAATTCCTCCCATACCTTCATGCTCGATGCACGCACTGGCGAGGCCCTGGAAATGCCCTCGGCCAACGGCGGTTTCATGATGGTCATGCTGCGCCTGCACGTGGATATGTTCGCGGGTTTGCCGGGCAAGTTGCTGCTGGCGTTCATGGGGCTGTTGTTCGTGATCGCCATCGTTTCCGGCGTGGTCCTGTACCTGCCGTTCATGCGCCGGTTGAAATTCGCCACGGTGCGCCAGGACAAATCCACGCGCCTGCGCTGGCTCGACCTGCATAACCTGATCGGTGTGGTGACGCTGGTCTGGGCGCTCACCGTGGGCGTCACCGGCGTGATTGCCGCGTGCGCCGACCTGATCATCGCCGCCTGGCGCAACGACAGCCTCAGCGCCATGGTCGAACCCTATCGCAACGCCCCGCCGCTGACGCAATTGGCCCCGGCCACCCGCTTGCTCGACATCGCCAAGGAGGTCGCGCCGGGCATGGAGCCTAGCTTCATCGCCTTCCCCGGCACGTTGTTTTCCAGCCAACACCACTACGGCGTGTTCATGAAAGGCAGCACCCACCTGACCTCGCACTTGCTGACGCCGGTATTGATCGATGCCAGCACCCTGGCGGTCACCGCGGTGGCCGAGCGGCCGTGGTACATGGACGTCATGAGCCTGTCTCTACCGTTGCACTTCGGCGACTACGGTGGCCGGCCGATGCAGATCTTCTGGGCCACCCTCGACGTGCTCACCATCATCGTCCTCGGCAGCGGCGTCTACCTGTGGCTAGTGCGGCGCAAAGCGGCCAAGCGTGCAACGGTCGGTACGGAGGTCGCCTCGTGA